In bacterium, a genomic segment contains:
- a CDS encoding UvrD-helicase domain-containing protein → MSLPMRTIIPAGAGSGKTYRIQKSLAEWVNDELVAPERIAAVTYTEAAAAELRGRIRGELVSSGRLDSALSLDRAYISTIHGFGSRLLREFAFEAGVSPAPRLLTDDEAGFLIGVELAATSELDFVMHHLGHFGYTYDFGSKQSAEASLRRRVAEVIKKLREIGHGSRGASEVVHLADASEAFLRKLYGPTCDAARCEQRLRGAVEEIRGRFPDSLVPQFEGNDAATKAFRKDHRALAQAAEGDRLSNDWSLWKSLSKLRISVRGGPTPEGYDELASEVMEAAAQLAHHPGPLEDAIHHLRSLIRAADESLARFGEAKRRRGLVDYTDMIAEPWQLLAERSDVVKALSSRIDCLVIDEFQDTNPLQFALLWRLHDAGIPALVVGDIKQAIMGFQGADPRLFEQLPVQFPESTDPLATNWRSQEKLLAFLNCVGKGLFNEDYVTLESRAEFESELSALQVIEAGGSKVRKAESALLIESVARIRALLDDEEARVWDADLKCHRRLRGSDIAVLAPKHASLDTFGKALRSAGIRVRRQQDDWIDSPIVRLTCQALAYVADPADRHAALAVAVTELGQSELGPALSALLDGTALDDPALTCLDAVIAGASDRSVPTLLAELCEALGLWDQIARWPDAAAARADLLKLHADATHFHEAPPEALASAGIHGAGPKSFLAWLPLHAREDRNKRPEPRVRDDTAVVLATWHAAKGREWPIVLLTGLDEKVEPRLPDITVWFEDFDDLDGILDRAALEISPEFESPEASDRFKKPLRRRGNRNAHRLLYVALTRARESLILQWPEYLREKLKSGADEANTYWSLLREAVGLELGPEGLTAGGETYPCRVIHAEPGGDEPQVPEVELPLPTLGRRAIVLNDAPDPSALTPDQIAPSELHAAALPLPASLRTVSYAQPFEATLPGNPAERGNLLHRAFEILFGHPERRELLARGTGVELPDDATDAICTAVVEFEEWLTQELNPTAIRTEVPFLAVNENGSTVHGAMDLLVETSNGSWVFDHKSDQIEDRQERFGVYWPQLEAYAAAVKSAGGLPVRGVAVNWISEGEAMLMEFP, encoded by the coding sequence GTGAGCCTTCCGATGCGGACGATCATTCCGGCAGGCGCTGGTTCCGGAAAGACGTACCGGATCCAGAAATCGCTGGCCGAATGGGTGAACGACGAACTCGTCGCTCCCGAACGAATCGCTGCCGTTACCTACACCGAAGCCGCTGCTGCGGAGTTGCGTGGGCGGATCCGCGGTGAACTGGTGTCTTCGGGGCGGCTCGATTCGGCCCTCAGCCTCGACCGCGCATACATCTCGACGATTCACGGCTTCGGGTCACGGCTGCTGCGCGAGTTCGCGTTCGAGGCTGGAGTATCGCCCGCGCCGCGGCTTCTCACGGACGACGAGGCGGGGTTTCTGATCGGCGTCGAACTCGCCGCAACGAGCGAACTCGACTTCGTCATGCATCACCTGGGTCACTTCGGATACACCTACGACTTTGGGAGCAAGCAATCGGCTGAAGCTTCCCTTCGCAGGCGCGTCGCTGAAGTCATCAAGAAACTGCGCGAAATTGGCCACGGATCGCGCGGGGCAAGCGAAGTTGTCCATCTCGCAGATGCCAGCGAAGCGTTTCTCCGAAAGCTGTATGGGCCAACCTGTGATGCGGCCCGCTGCGAGCAACGTTTGCGAGGCGCCGTAGAAGAAATCCGCGGGCGCTTCCCAGATAGCCTCGTGCCGCAGTTCGAGGGCAACGACGCAGCGACCAAAGCGTTCCGGAAGGATCACCGGGCCCTCGCGCAGGCCGCGGAAGGGGATCGCCTCTCGAACGATTGGAGTCTCTGGAAGTCGCTCTCCAAGCTGCGGATCAGCGTGCGAGGTGGGCCAACTCCCGAAGGTTACGATGAACTCGCCTCGGAAGTGATGGAGGCTGCCGCCCAGCTCGCACATCATCCCGGGCCGCTCGAGGACGCGATCCATCATCTCCGCAGTTTGATCCGTGCAGCCGACGAATCTCTCGCTCGCTTCGGCGAAGCCAAACGCCGGCGCGGCCTCGTCGACTACACCGACATGATCGCCGAACCCTGGCAGCTTCTTGCAGAGCGAAGCGATGTGGTGAAGGCACTCAGCAGTCGCATCGATTGCCTGGTGATCGACGAGTTCCAAGACACCAACCCGCTCCAATTCGCCCTTCTCTGGCGCCTCCACGACGCAGGCATTCCGGCACTCGTGGTGGGCGACATCAAGCAGGCGATCATGGGGTTCCAAGGCGCCGACCCAAGACTATTCGAACAGCTCCCCGTCCAATTCCCCGAAAGCACCGACCCCCTTGCCACCAACTGGCGCTCACAAGAAAAACTCCTGGCCTTCTTGAACTGCGTCGGTAAGGGGCTGTTCAATGAGGACTACGTAACCCTCGAGAGCCGTGCCGAATTCGAAAGCGAACTCTCTGCTCTCCAGGTCATCGAGGCAGGCGGCAGCAAGGTAAGGAAGGCTGAGTCAGCTCTCCTCATCGAAAGTGTCGCCCGCATCCGGGCTCTCCTGGACGACGAAGAAGCCCGCGTCTGGGACGCCGATCTGAAATGCCATCGCCGCCTGCGCGGCAGCGACATTGCGGTGCTGGCTCCGAAACACGCATCACTCGACACATTCGGAAAGGCCCTTCGCAGCGCCGGAATCCGAGTCCGCCGTCAACAAGACGATTGGATCGATTCCCCGATCGTACGACTCACCTGCCAGGCCTTGGCCTACGTTGCGGACCCAGCCGATCGCCACGCAGCCTTGGCTGTCGCAGTCACCGAACTTGGCCAATCCGAGCTTGGCCCGGCCCTCTCTGCACTCCTCGACGGCACCGCCCTCGACGACCCGGCCCTCACCTGCCTCGACGCAGTCATCGCCGGTGCCTCTGACCGAAGCGTGCCCACGCTGCTCGCCGAACTATGCGAGGCACTCGGCCTCTGGGATCAAATCGCCCGTTGGCCGGATGCCGCTGCCGCGCGAGCCGATCTCCTCAAGCTCCATGCCGACGCCACCCACTTTCACGAAGCGCCGCCGGAGGCCCTTGCGAGCGCCGGAATCCACGGAGCCGGCCCGAAGAGCTTCCTGGCCTGGCTCCCGCTGCATGCCCGCGAAGACCGAAACAAACGGCCCGAGCCCCGCGTCCGCGACGACACTGCCGTCGTCCTCGCCACCTGGCACGCCGCAAAGGGCCGCGAGTGGCCGATCGTGCTCCTCACCGGCCTCGATGAAAAAGTCGAGCCGCGGCTGCCAGACATCACCGTCTGGTTCGAGGACTTCGATGACCTCGACGGCATCCTCGACCGAGCCGCCCTCGAGATCTCTCCGGAGTTCGAATCCCCCGAAGCCAGCGACCGCTTCAAGAAACCCCTCAGACGCCGCGGAAATCGCAACGCTCATCGCCTGCTGTACGTCGCGCTCACCCGGGCCCGCGAGAGCCTGATCCTCCAGTGGCCCGAGTACCTGCGCGAGAAGCTCAAATCCGGTGCCGACGAGGCCAACACCTACTGGTCGCTCCTGCGCGAAGCCGTCGGACTCGAACTCGGGCCCGAGGGCCTGACGGCGGGAGGCGAAACCTACCCTTGCCGTGTCATCCACGCAGAACCCGGAGGAGACGAGCCCCAGGTTCCCGAGGTCGAGCTTCCTTTGCCCACGCTGGGCCGTCGCGCGATCGTTCTCAACGATGCGCCCGATCCGAGTGCCCTTACCCCAGACCAGATCGCTCCCTCTGAGCTGCACGCCGCGGCACTTCCACTTCCGGCTTCTCTCCGAACCGTGAGCTACGCCCAGCCATTCGAAGCAACCCTCCCAGGCAACCCAGCCGAACGCGGCAATCTCCTGCACCGCGCATTCGAAATCCTCTTCGGCCACCCCGAACGACGCGAACTCCTCGCCAGAGGTACCGGCGTGGAGCTACCCGACGACGCCACCGACGCCATCTGCACAGCCGTCGTCGAATTCGAAGAGTGGCTGACCCAAGAACTCAACCCGACCGCGATACGCACCGAGGTCCCGTTCCTGGCCGTCAACGAGAATGGAAGCACCGTCCACGGCGCAATGGA